In bacterium, the sequence GGCCTCGGTCTTCGCCGCGCCCTTTGCCTCGGGCTTGCCGCCCTCGGCGGCCTCCGTCTTGCCATCGCCGCGCGCCTTCTCGCGGCCCGGCGCCGGCTCGGGCGCGGGCGGCAGCATGCCGAAGTGCCGGCGCAGCTTGAGGTCCAGCTCGGCGCGCAGCGGCGGGTTGTCCTTGAGGAACTGGCGCGCGTTGTCCTTGCCCTGGCCCAGGCGCAACTCGCCGTAGCTGAACCAGGTGCCGCTCTTCTGGACGATGTCCGCCTTGATGCCCAGCTCGATCATGTCGCCCTCGTAGCTGAAGCCCTCGCCGAAGTAGAGCTCGGTCTCGGCCACCTTGAAGGGCGGGGCGACCTTGTTCTTGACCACCTTGATCTTGGTCGAACTGCCGATCACGTCCTCGCCCTTCTTGATCGCCTGGGTGCGGCGGATGTCCATGCGCACCGAGCTGTAGAACTTCAGCGCGTTGCCGCCGGTGGTGGTCTCCGGGTTGCCGAACATGACGCCGATCTTCATGCGGATCTGGTTGAGGAAGATCAGGCTCGTGTTGCTCTTGGAGACGATGGCCGTCAGCTTGCGCAGCGCCTGGCTCATCAGGCGGGCCTGCAGGCCCATGTGGGCGTCGCCCATCTCGCCCTCGATCTCGGCGGCGGGCACCAGGGCGGCAACGGAGTCCACCACCACCACGTCCAGCGCGCCCGAGCGCACGAGCACCTCGACGATCTCCAGGGCCTGCTCGCCGGTGTCCGGCTGGCTGACGAGCAGCTTGTCGACGTCGACGCCGATCTTGCGCGCGTAGAGGGGGTCGAGGGCGTGCTCGGCGTCCACGAAGGCCGCCGTGCCGCCGTTGCGCTGGGCGTTGGCGACGACACTGAGGGCGAGCGTGGTCTTGCCCGAGCCCTCCGGGCCGTAGATCTCGGTGACGCGCCCGCGCGGCACGCCCCCGATGCCCAGGGCGTGGTCCAGCAGCAGGCTGCCCGTCGAGATCGTCGCGATCTCGGGCAGCGCGGCGCCGTCGCCCAGGCGCATGATGGCGCCCTTGCCGAACTGCTTCTCGATCTGGCTGAAGGCCAGTTCCAGGGCCTTGTCCTTGCCGGTCTGATCTTCGATGCGCGACATGCTCTTCTCTTCCGTTATGGGGTGCAACTCGCCCCCGACCAGACGGCCCATCTTCCGGCGCGAAGGTAGCACCGGCATCCGGGGTCGTCAAACAGGCTTTCGCCCGGCGGCCGCCGGGCCCGGGGGTCGCTGCAGGAGGAGTGCCGCCGCCCGTGGGCAGCGGCGAGGGCTGGTGCGCCGAGGGATGAGGGTGGCCCGGCGCGGCGGCGCGGCGCGGCGGCGACAACCGCCGTTGCCGGCCGGCCGCGCGGGCGACAGCGGCGGCGTCGGCCGGCGGCGCTTCAGCGCCCGGCCGGCGCCTTGCAGTTCGGCTTGCGCCCGGCGGCGCGGGCTTGCGCCTGGAGCGCCTGGGCGCTGGCCAGGCGCGCCTCGAGATCGCCGATACGCGTCGCGTGCGAAGGGTGGGTGGAGAGGAACTCCGGCGGCTGGCCGCTGCCGGCCGCGTCCATGTTGCGCCACAGCTCCACGGCCGCGCGCGGATCGAAGCCCGCCTGGGCCAGGGCGTCCAGACCCATCAGGTCGGCCTCGCTCTCGTGACCCCGGCTGAAGGGCAGCAGGATGCCCACCTGGGTGCCCAGGCCGAGCAGGCCCATCATCTGCTGGTGCTCCTTGCTCTGGGGATCGCCGACCATGACGTCGATCACGCCGAGGCCGAGCTCCGCGACCATCCCCTGCGAGACCCGCTCGTTGCCGTGACGGGCAATCACGTGCGCGATCTCGTGGCCGATCACCGCCGCGAGCTGATCGGGCGTCTTCGCCACCTTCAGCAGGCCCGTGTGGACGCCGATGCGTCCGCCGGGCAGCGCGAAGGCGTTGGCCGTGTCGTCCTTGAAGACGACGACCTCCCAGTCGGAGACGCCGGTCTGGTCGGCGGTGACGGCGAGCACGGCCTCGGCCACGCAGCGCACGTAGGCGTTGATCGCCGGGTCCTTCTCGACGGGCACTTCGGTCTTCATCTGCTCGAAGGCGGAGAGCCCCATCGCATTCATCTGAGTGTCGGGGACCAGCGTGAGCTGCTTGCGCCCCAGCGGCGAGGTCGAGCAGGCGAGGGCGAGCAGCAGGGCGAGCAGGGCGGGCGCGTGGCGCGGGCGCATCGGGTCTCCTCTCAGTCGGGGGCGGCGGCGCCGCCCGTTGGGCCGGCGGCCTCGCGGCCGCCGAGGGGGAAGCTGGCGCGGATCCGGTAGCGCGGCCCGCGGGGACTCAGTTCGCTCTCCATCAGCAGCGCGGTCTCGGCGCGCCAGGCCGGCGCCGCCGCGGCCGCGAGCGCCGCGCCGGGCAGCGCGAGTCCGGGCGGCAGGGTCTCGCCCTGGCGGCTGCGCGCCAGAGTGAGGTGGGGCCGGAATGGCCGCGTCTCGGGCGCGTAGCCGAGGCGGCGGCTCTCGTCTTCCAGCGCAGCGGCCAGGCGGGCGAGCGGCGCGCCCCCCTCGGCCAGCGCGAGGGCGAGGACGCGGGCGTTCCGCCCGCGTGGCAGCGTGTCGAGGGCGCCCAGGCGCAGGGCGAAGGGCGCGCTCGCCCCCACAGCCGGCCCGAAGGCGGCGACGATCGCGGGCAGACGCGCCGGCTCCGTGTCGCCGAGAAAGCGCAACGTGAGATGGTAGAGCGCCGGCTCCACCCACCTCAGGCGGGGCGCGCGGGCGCGCAGGGGGGCCGCCGCGGCGGCTGCCGCCGCCCGCGCCTCCTCGCTCAGGGGCAGGGCGAGGAAAAGCCGCAAAACGCCTTCGTTCATTCGGGATCGCCATCCGGCTGCAGTGCGCCCCAGAGCAGGTCCAGGGCCTGCTGGACCGCGAAGCGCCGGTTCTCCTCGCGCGTCCAGCCGGCCCGGCGGTGCCGGTGCCGCGTGCCTGCGGGCCCGGCCAGCGCGCAGTGCAGGGTGCCCACCGGCTTGCCCGGGCGCTCGCCGCCAGGCCCGGCGATCCCCGTGATTGCCAGCGCCCAGTCGCTCGCCAGGCGCGCGCGCACGCCCACCGCCATTGCGCGGGCGACGGCCTCGCTCACGGCACCCTCGGCCGCGAGCAGCGCGCTCGGCACTCCGAGCAGCTCGACCTTCACGCGGTCGGCGTAGCTGAGCACGCCGCCGAGGAAGACCGCGCTGGCACCGGGCACCCTCGTCAGCCGCTCGCCGAGCAGACCGCCCGTGCAGCTCTCGGCGACGGCGAGGGTCTGACCCGCCGCGGCGAGGCGGGCGATCAGCACGGCTTCCAGGCTCTCATTCGTCCGTGAAACCAGGTGCGACCCCAGGCGTGCGGCGAGTGCCGCCGGCTCGGGTCCGGCCGCCGCCGGCAAGTGCAGGCGCAGGCCCTCGAGCGATGGATAGAAGCCGATCGCCGCCGCACCCGGCAGATCGGCGAGCAGGCTGCTGAGCTGGTCCTCGCCCAGGCCGGTCAGGCGCCAGCTCTCCCCCGCTGCCGCGGTGGGCGGCGGCAGCAGCGTCTCGAGGATGCCGCGGTACTCGTGGGGGACGCCGGGCAGCAGGGCGAGGAAACCCCGCTCGCTCGGGTGCGCGCGCCAGAAGCCGGGGGCCGTGCCGACGGGGTTGGCGAGCGGCGCCATCCCGATGGGCAATAGCGCCTGCCGGTGCGTGAAGGCCGAGAAGCGACGCTGCAAGTGCTCTTCGCGGGCGCGGATCTGCGCGGCGGCCGCGGCGTGTTCCGCGAGCGCGACCCCGAGCCCGGCGGCCACCTCCTCGCGGCTGCGGTCGTCCGGCGTCGGGCCGAGCCCGCCACTGGCGATGAGCGTGCCGCCTTCGGCGAGCCACTGTCGCACCGCCCCCGCCAGCGCCCCCGCGCGATCGCCGAGCACCGCCAGCGAGTCCGGCGCCCAGCCGAGCGCCGCGAGGCGGCCGGACAGCCAGTGGCTGTTCGTGTCGAGCACCTCGCCGCGAAGCAGCTCGTCCCCCACCGCGAGCAGGCGCAGGGGCCGCGCAAGCTGCGCGGCGAGCTCCAGACCTAGCTCAGCCACGGCGCGATCAACCGCAGGACGAGGAGACTGTAGAGGCCGGCCATGACGTCGTCGGCGACGATGCCCCAGCCCGCGGGCCAGCGCTCGAGCCGCCGGCCCGGCCAGACCTTGAGGATGTCGAAGCCGCGAAAGAGCAGGAAGGCCGCGCCGACCAGGCGCCAGGCGCCGGGCGCGGCGAGCGCCGTGCCCTGCAGGGCGATCAGGAAGCCCACGAGCTCGTCGATGGTGCAGGGCTTGGGGTCGTGGCCGAGCAGGCGCTCCATGCGGGTCGCGACCGGCACCGCGGCCAGCAGCGCCGCCGCCAACAGCAGCGCCAGGGCCAGCGGACCGGGCGCCCAGAGCAGGAGGAGGGCGGCGAGGACCGCGGTCGTGA encodes:
- a CDS encoding M48 family metallopeptidase gives rise to the protein MRPRHAPALLALLLALACSTSPLGRKQLTLVPDTQMNAMGLSAFEQMKTEVPVEKDPAINAYVRCVAEAVLAVTADQTGVSDWEVVVFKDDTANAFALPGGRIGVHTGLLKVAKTPDQLAAVIGHEIAHVIARHGNERVSQGMVAELGLGVIDVMVGDPQSKEHQQMMGLLGLGTQVGILLPFSRGHESEADLMGLDALAQAGFDPRAAVELWRNMDAAGSGQPPEFLSTHPSHATRIGDLEARLASAQALQAQARAAGRKPNCKAPAGR
- the thpR gene encoding RNA 2',3'-cyclic phosphodiesterase, with product MNEGVLRLFLALPLSEEARAAAAAAAAPLRARAPRLRWVEPALYHLTLRFLGDTEPARLPAIVAAFGPAVGASAPFALRLGALDTLPRGRNARVLALALAEGGAPLARLAAALEDESRRLGYAPETRPFRPHLTLARSRQGETLPPGLALPGAALAAAAAPAWRAETALLMESELSPRGPRYRIRASFPLGGREAAGPTGGAAAPD
- a CDS encoding phosphatidylglycerophosphatase A, with the translated sequence MRRVVLLAGSVLGTGFFPVAPATFTTAVLAALLLLWAPGPLALALLLAAALLAAVPVATRMERLLGHDPKPCTIDELVGFLIALQGTALAAPGAWRLVGAAFLLFRGFDILKVWPGRRLERWPAGWGIVADDVMAGLYSLLVLRLIAPWLS
- the recA gene encoding recombinase RecA, with the protein product MSRIEDQTGKDKALELAFSQIEKQFGKGAIMRLGDGAALPEIATISTGSLLLDHALGIGGVPRGRVTEIYGPEGSGKTTLALSVVANAQRNGGTAAFVDAEHALDPLYARKIGVDVDKLLVSQPDTGEQALEIVEVLVRSGALDVVVVDSVAALVPAAEIEGEMGDAHMGLQARLMSQALRKLTAIVSKSNTSLIFLNQIRMKIGVMFGNPETTTGGNALKFYSSVRMDIRRTQAIKKGEDVIGSSTKIKVVKNKVAPPFKVAETELYFGEGFSYEGDMIELGIKADIVQKSGTWFSYGELRLGQGKDNARQFLKDNPPLRAELDLKLRRHFGMLPPAPEPAPGREKARGDGKTEAAEGGKPEAKGAAKTEAGEAKKGEPRLAVAGRGAGKS
- a CDS encoding CinA family protein, coding for MLPGVPHEYRGILETLLPPPTAAAGESWRLTGLGEDQLSSLLADLPGAAAIGFYPSLEGLRLHLPAAAGPEPAALAARLGSHLVSRTNESLEAVLIARLAAAGQTLAVAESCTGGLLGERLTRVPGASAVFLGGVLSYADRVKVELLGVPSALLAAEGAVSEAVARAMAVGVRARLASDWALAITGIAGPGGERPGKPVGTLHCALAGPAGTRHRHRRAGWTREENRRFAVQQALDLLWGALQPDGDPE